The Chryseolinea soli genome contains a region encoding:
- a CDS encoding TIM-barrel domain-containing protein produces MKKVVLASIILAAVALAACSQKSSVEKLTDGVIVHPTNGSTAKSVRLRVISPSIVQVTASAADTFSTPKSLIILPGVSGVSDWKLEETDNQLTLVTTALRATILLETGEVSFADTAGQMILQEKQGGGKTFTPLVVDNERTYSLRQQFESPNDEAFYGLGQHQEGLMNYKGKDVSLFQYNTKVAVPFLVSNKNYGILWDNYSLTRFGDPREYRSLSQLRLYSKEGKEGGLSATYSSKTDASKIYLVRQDSVINYEFLPDQKRFPKEFPMRDGKVVWEGSIASDDSGLHKFFLYYAGYVKVWINNELKADHWRQAWNPGTVKFELHAEKGKQYPIKIEWLPDGGESYLSLKWQSAPAEDQNRLSFFSEAGDQIDYYFMAGRNLDDVIRGYRTLTGKAEIFPKWAMGFWQSRERYKTQQEILDVVAEFRKRKIPLDNIVLDWSYWDEDKWGSQDFDLTRFPDAEGMIKQLHEKYKTHFMISVWPKFYEGIDAYNDFDKKGFLYKANIQNRQRDWIGKGYVSTFYDAYNPKAREAFWNLVNTKLNSKGVDGWWLDSTEPDILSNASIADRKKLMNPTALGSSTKYFNAYALMNEKAIYEGLRRTDPDKRVFIFTRSAFAGSQRYAAATWSGDIAANWQDFKTQIPAGLNFSLSGIPYWTTDIGGFSVEKKFEKAQGEDLEEWRERMTRWFQFGMFNPLFRVHGQYPYREMFNVAPDNHPAYKSMLYYDKLRYSLMPYIYSLAAKTYWEDYTIMRALVMDFPDDKKVLNLGNQFLFGPSFLVAPVTDYKARTWPVYLPANTGWYDLYTGKHFDGGQTVQADAPLERIPVFVKAGSIIPVGPELQYTAEKVADPLSIYIYTGADGSFSLYEDNGLNNDYIKGQYATLPLTYTESNQTLTLGKRQGTFDGLLEKRMIQIFWVSEDHAARMSRDARPAQVIEYSGEKITVKKN; encoded by the coding sequence ATGAAAAAGGTAGTATTAGCAAGCATCATTTTAGCGGCCGTGGCTTTAGCGGCCTGTTCTCAAAAGTCATCCGTGGAGAAATTAACGGATGGTGTCATTGTCCATCCGACCAACGGCAGCACGGCCAAATCCGTCCGGCTGCGGGTAATCTCTCCCTCCATCGTCCAGGTCACCGCCAGTGCAGCCGACACGTTCTCGACCCCCAAGAGTCTGATCATCCTCCCCGGAGTGAGCGGCGTATCGGACTGGAAACTGGAAGAGACCGACAACCAACTCACCCTCGTCACGACCGCGCTTCGTGCCACCATCTTGTTAGAGACAGGCGAAGTGTCTTTCGCGGACACAGCTGGCCAGATGATCCTCCAGGAAAAGCAAGGGGGCGGAAAAACATTCACACCGCTTGTCGTGGACAATGAACGCACCTACAGCCTGCGGCAACAATTCGAATCGCCCAACGACGAAGCCTTCTATGGTCTGGGCCAGCACCAGGAGGGACTGATGAACTACAAAGGAAAAGATGTTTCTCTTTTTCAATACAATACGAAGGTGGCCGTGCCCTTCTTAGTATCGAATAAAAACTACGGCATCCTGTGGGACAACTATTCGCTGACGCGATTTGGCGATCCGAGAGAATATCGCTCGCTGTCGCAACTCAGGTTATATTCCAAGGAAGGAAAGGAAGGCGGGCTTTCCGCAACCTACAGTTCAAAGACCGATGCATCCAAAATATACCTCGTGCGCCAGGACTCGGTGATCAATTATGAGTTCTTACCCGATCAAAAGAGATTCCCGAAAGAGTTTCCCATGCGCGACGGCAAAGTGGTGTGGGAGGGAAGCATTGCTTCCGACGACAGCGGGCTTCATAAATTCTTTTTGTACTACGCAGGCTATGTCAAAGTGTGGATCAACAACGAGCTGAAAGCTGACCACTGGCGTCAGGCCTGGAATCCTGGAACCGTAAAATTTGAATTGCATGCAGAAAAGGGAAAACAATATCCTATTAAGATTGAATGGTTGCCGGATGGCGGCGAGTCATACTTGTCGCTCAAGTGGCAGTCGGCACCGGCGGAGGATCAGAATCGCCTATCTTTTTTCTCGGAAGCGGGCGACCAGATCGACTACTACTTCATGGCCGGAAGAAACCTGGACGATGTCATTCGTGGCTACCGAACGCTTACGGGCAAAGCGGAGATCTTTCCGAAGTGGGCGATGGGTTTCTGGCAAAGCCGCGAGCGTTACAAAACCCAGCAAGAGATCCTCGACGTCGTAGCCGAATTCAGAAAACGCAAGATCCCCCTCGACAACATCGTGCTCGACTGGTCCTATTGGGACGAAGACAAGTGGGGCAGCCAGGATTTTGACCTGACCCGTTTCCCGGATGCGGAGGGCATGATCAAACAACTGCATGAAAAGTACAAAACCCATTTCATGATCTCGGTGTGGCCCAAGTTTTATGAAGGCATCGATGCTTATAACGACTTTGATAAAAAAGGATTCCTCTATAAAGCAAACATCCAAAACCGTCAGCGGGACTGGATTGGCAAGGGCTATGTGTCCACGTTCTACGACGCCTATAACCCGAAAGCGCGCGAAGCTTTTTGGAACCTGGTGAACACCAAACTCAACAGCAAGGGTGTCGACGGCTGGTGGCTGGACTCGACCGAGCCCGACATTTTATCCAACGCCTCCATCGCCGATCGCAAAAAACTCATGAATCCCACCGCGTTGGGTTCGTCTACAAAATATTTCAATGCCTATGCCCTCATGAATGAAAAGGCGATCTACGAAGGCCTTCGCCGGACGGACCCCGACAAACGCGTTTTCATTTTTACGCGCTCGGCATTCGCCGGATCACAACGCTATGCGGCGGCCACCTGGAGCGGCGACATCGCGGCAAACTGGCAGGATTTCAAAACGCAAATTCCCGCAGGCCTGAATTTCTCCTTGTCCGGGATCCCGTATTGGACCACCGACATCGGGGGATTTTCCGTGGAGAAAAAATTTGAAAAAGCGCAAGGCGAAGACCTCGAAGAATGGCGCGAGCGCATGACACGCTGGTTCCAGTTCGGCATGTTCAATCCGCTTTTCCGTGTGCACGGTCAATATCCCTACCGGGAAATGTTCAACGTGGCGCCCGACAATCACCCGGCGTACAAGTCCATGCTGTATTACGACAAACTGCGCTACAGCCTGATGCCCTACATCTATTCGCTGGCGGCCAAAACGTATTGGGAAGACTACACGATCATGCGGGCGCTCGTGATGGATTTTCCGGACGACAAGAAAGTGCTGAACCTGGGTAATCAATTCCTGTTCGGCCCGTCGTTCCTGGTGGCGCCGGTCACAGACTACAAGGCGCGGACATGGCCGGTATACTTACCCGCGAACACCGGATGGTACGATCTGTATACCGGAAAACATTTCGACGGCGGGCAGACCGTTCAAGCCGACGCACCCCTCGAAAGAATCCCGGTGTTTGTGAAAGCGGGCTCCATCATACCGGTAGGCCCAGAGTTGCAATACACGGCCGAGAAAGTTGCTGATCCCCTGTCCATCTATATCTACACCGGTGCCGACGGTTCATTTTCCTTGTACGAAGACAATGGATTGAATAACGATTATATAAAAGGACAATACGCCACCCTTCCATTGACCTACACGGAATCCAACCAAACATTGACCCTCGGCAAACGCCAGGGAACTTTTGATGGTCTGTTGGAAAAAAGAATGATACAGATTTTTTGGGTTAGTGAAGATCACGCTGCAAGGATGAGCAGAGATGCTCGTCCTGCGCAGGTGATCGAATACAGCGGCGAGAAGATAACGGTGAAGAAAAACTGA
- a CDS encoding serine hydrolase domain-containing protein produces MKNILSLLLFSSLLFAGCQAPEQKTEGEATPESLGISSQAILNFIEAAEKERKDELHSFMLLRHGKIAAQGWWNPYNPESPHMLFSLSKSFTSTAIGMAQAEGLLNINDKVTSFFPDETPKDPSKNLQAMRIRDLLTMNTGHNDDATGGMQQDTASWVKGFLSLPVEHKPGTHFVYNSAATYMLSAILQKTSGKTLLEYLTPRLFEPLGIEHPTWDSSPQGINIGGWGLKIRTKDIAQLGQLYLQKGMWQGKQLIPEAWVEEATKKQTSNGSNPDSDWEQGYGYQFWRCRHDLFRGDGAFGQYCIVFPKQDAVLAITSGTKDMGAIMNLVWDHLLPALSEKPVAENKDAFAALQTKLKSLSLSAIKGDATSPKMATLSSEPYTLESNQDGITSLAFQLKADDPSLTFTTKGKTFNIPFGNGALKNGTYYAPPSGDTPVASSGAWISPDTLRVRTYFYETPFYVTNDIAFDKNNVTIVRSSNVNFGPTNKVEFKGTRK; encoded by the coding sequence ATGAAAAACATCCTCTCCCTGCTGCTATTCTCCTCCCTCCTCTTCGCCGGCTGCCAAGCACCCGAACAAAAAACAGAAGGAGAAGCGACGCCAGAGTCCCTCGGCATTTCATCGCAAGCGATCCTCAATTTTATTGAAGCCGCCGAAAAAGAAAGAAAAGACGAACTGCACAGTTTCATGCTTTTGCGTCACGGAAAGATCGCCGCACAGGGATGGTGGAATCCCTACAACCCCGAGAGCCCGCACATGCTGTTCTCGCTGAGCAAGAGCTTCACCTCCACCGCCATCGGCATGGCCCAGGCCGAAGGGTTGCTCAACATCAACGACAAAGTGACCTCCTTTTTCCCGGACGAAACCCCGAAGGATCCCTCGAAGAATCTGCAAGCCATGCGGATCCGCGATTTGCTGACCATGAACACCGGGCACAACGATGACGCTACGGGTGGGATGCAGCAAGATACCGCCAGTTGGGTAAAAGGGTTTCTGTCGCTGCCCGTCGAACACAAGCCTGGCACCCACTTTGTCTACAACAGCGCGGCAACGTATATGCTCTCGGCCATCCTCCAAAAGACCAGCGGAAAAACACTCCTCGAATACCTCACCCCCCGACTCTTTGAACCCCTGGGCATCGAACATCCCACCTGGGACAGCTCCCCACAGGGAATCAATATCGGAGGCTGGGGCTTGAAGATCCGTACAAAGGATATCGCTCAACTGGGACAACTCTATCTGCAAAAGGGCATGTGGCAAGGAAAACAACTCATCCCGGAAGCCTGGGTAGAGGAAGCCACAAAAAAACAGACCTCCAACGGCAGCAATCCCGATAGCGACTGGGAACAAGGCTATGGCTATCAATTTTGGCGGTGCCGTCATGATCTCTTTCGCGGCGATGGCGCCTTCGGACAATATTGTATTGTATTTCCCAAACAGGATGCCGTGCTGGCCATCACTTCCGGCACAAAGGACATGGGTGCGATCATGAACCTGGTGTGGGATCACCTGCTGCCTGCACTGAGTGAGAAACCGGTGGCCGAAAATAAAGATGCCTTTGCCGCTTTACAGACTAAACTAAAAAGCCTAAGCCTTTCCGCAATCAAAGGCGATGCGACGTCTCCAAAAATGGCGACCCTTTCCAGCGAGCCTTACACGCTTGAGTCGAATCAAGATGGCATTACCAGCCTGGCGTTTCAACTGAAGGCCGATGACCCGTCTCTCACCTTTACGACAAAGGGCAAAACTTTCAACATCCCCTTTGGAAACGGCGCTTTAAAGAATGGCACGTACTATGCCCCTCCTAGTGGAGACACCCCTGTGGCTTCGAGTGGCGCCTGGATTTCTCCCGATACGCTACGGGTACGTACTTATTTTTATGAAACCCCCTTCTACGTCACGAACGATATAGCGTTTGACAAAAACAACGTGACCATCGTCCGGTCCAGCAACGTGAACTTCGGTCCGACAAACAAGGTGGAATTTAAAGGAACAAGGAAATAG
- a CDS encoding PQQ-dependent sugar dehydrogenase: MPIRNGLVLVVLTLLIGCQHKKAFVIPKTDTDNGGLILPDGFGALVVADSVGPSRHLAVSDNGDVYVKLSISTGDLGNIALRDTNADGRADIFQRFGDYPNDGSFATEMRIHNGYLYYSSERMVYRQKLIPGQLIPEGKPEVLFIDHYPIKWHNAKSLAFDNKGGMYITLSAPTNNCEDWNTVVSPAVANVKGQYPCRQLIDMGGIWKFDEDKLEQDQASGQRFATGLRSVVGIAWNEEDNSLYAVQHGRDYLHGHAPQYFSAWQNAVLPAEEFMKIQEGENYGWPYSYYDHFKHKRMKAPEYGGDGVREATGYADPVMGLPAHFAPNDLLFYKGDQFPARYKKGAFIAFHGSINRAPYPQAGYVVAFVPFESGKPTGKWEVFADGFAGVDTVRNMIDAHYRPVGLAEGPDGSLYVSDSKKGKIWRIVFTADAIAFGEAQLVTMEKRKSRTYLNIPDAADSLSVK; encoded by the coding sequence ATGCCGATTAGAAATGGCCTCGTCCTTGTTGTGCTCACGCTCCTCATCGGCTGTCAGCACAAAAAGGCATTTGTCATTCCCAAAACAGACACCGACAACGGCGGCCTGATTTTGCCCGACGGCTTTGGAGCATTGGTCGTGGCCGACAGCGTTGGGCCTTCACGGCATTTGGCCGTCAGCGACAACGGTGACGTTTATGTGAAGTTGAGTATCAGTACGGGTGATTTGGGAAACATCGCCTTACGGGACACCAACGCCGATGGTCGCGCGGATATTTTTCAACGCTTCGGCGACTATCCGAACGATGGAAGTTTTGCAACGGAAATGCGCATCCACAACGGCTATTTATATTATAGTTCGGAGCGCATGGTATACCGGCAAAAACTGATCCCCGGCCAGTTGATCCCCGAGGGCAAGCCGGAAGTGCTCTTCATAGACCACTATCCCATCAAATGGCACAACGCCAAGTCGCTCGCGTTCGATAACAAGGGCGGCATGTACATCACGCTCAGTGCCCCGACCAACAATTGTGAAGATTGGAATACGGTGGTTAGCCCAGCCGTGGCAAATGTGAAGGGACAATACCCCTGCCGGCAATTGATTGACATGGGTGGCATCTGGAAATTCGACGAAGATAAGTTGGAACAAGATCAGGCCTCCGGCCAACGGTTTGCCACGGGATTGAGAAGTGTGGTGGGCATCGCCTGGAACGAAGAAGACAACAGCTTGTATGCCGTGCAACACGGCCGAGACTATTTGCATGGTCATGCGCCGCAATATTTCAGCGCCTGGCAAAATGCCGTTTTACCGGCAGAGGAATTTATGAAGATCCAGGAGGGCGAAAACTACGGGTGGCCCTACAGTTATTACGATCATTTCAAACACAAGCGAATGAAAGCCCCCGAATACGGTGGCGACGGTGTCCGCGAAGCAACGGGCTATGCCGATCCGGTCATGGGACTGCCCGCGCATTTTGCTCCAAACGATCTACTGTTTTACAAGGGCGATCAATTTCCGGCTCGCTATAAAAAAGGAGCCTTCATCGCTTTTCATGGATCCATCAACCGCGCGCCCTATCCGCAAGCGGGATACGTGGTAGCCTTTGTTCCCTTTGAAAGTGGAAAACCCACCGGCAAATGGGAAGTGTTTGCCGACGGCTTTGCCGGGGTCGACACCGTTAGAAATATGATCGACGCCCACTACAGGCCCGTGGGCCTGGCAGAAGGTCCCGATGGTTCTTTGTATGTGTCGGATTCAAAAAAAGGCAAGATCTGGCGCATCGTCTTTACCGCCGACGCTATAGCATTCGGCGAAGCTCAACTGGTCACCATGGAAAAAAGAAAATCCAGGACCTATCTTAACATACCGGACGCAGCCGACAGCTTGTCGGTAAAATAA
- a CDS encoding two-component regulator propeller domain-containing protein, whose product MGVFPYKSIACSSLIALGCLLHVSIPAAYAQNDTATVSLPDQLLFKHLSVDEGLSQPTVNAIVSDKQGFVWIATEDGLNRYDGNEFRIFRHDAQDSTSISHSVVYALAEDTVTGNLWIGTSGGLNYYNHATEQFGLVPLNIDPGTYASLDVDYARNRIWIAYGLGGISYYDIKTGTLRTMDHPGLREIMAWSIKVRGDKVYIGTLGHGLKIYDIAHDAVATYDATTKPSVDNEIRTLYADKDCLWLGTRDEGLQRFGYNETTVQSNTFNLGTRSRGIWSLAMDKDGQVWVGTDGAGLVVYSPRTGAFRNFTRSETDSHSLNDNTLRAVYIPPVGGAWIGTYDGGLNYYAALPLRFRLFEQTIGNGTLPKHPSITAFAEEKTGRIWIGTADGLSYLEHGQVHPFGRLFSTGYTEVVLALCTDRYGGVWVGLYRQGLIYIDKNRHVTRYRNDPQDATSLSENSAWTIAEDSLGYVWVGTDNGLNRFDPATRKFLNFRQNPGGNMKPLYEINRTVRALQVMADGTLWVGIFGELMRYSYKTDQVARFPVIVDGDKEIRDVRVISLCEDLHHRLWVGTYGDGLCTFDKTTQKFTIISERENLPNNFVLAIQPGSGNDMWMSTNAGLSHYDTQNRIFLKFDENYGVQGNTFKRNASLRLRNGDLMFGGTNGFNIFTPITLTPDFYDLNIALTDFRIFDKSIQPGDRLLPKSITALDKITLPYNDSRSITFRFSALHFVSPSQIKYEYKLENLLNTWQKAGSDHTVTFTSLQPGTFRFVLRASFNEQTWGPEKVIEIVIQPPWYKTTPARIALAAFLALSTVVFFRLRTNALIRQKQKLESRVREQSKEIKDQNDELAAQNEELTQRHEEMASQREEIAAQNEILTETQRQMAELNRGLERLVQERTQSLDNTIRQLNKTIYELDAFVYSASHDLIAPLKSVMGLINLSRQVNPGDEENTRYLDYMEASIKKLDDVIKSMIQFSRNSNAELITERVNLREAVEEIINDLRYMKEFDKIGFSIVVDPAAVVMTDAQRLKIIVTNLVSNAIKYADPTKTQKEVKIQFENGNTSWKLYVSDNGIGIDKKYLSRVFEMFYRATERSQGSGLGLYIVKETVDRLKGEIFVDSEKGKWTRFELIFPAGV is encoded by the coding sequence ATGGGTGTCTTTCCCTACAAGTCTATCGCGTGCAGTAGCCTAATCGCGTTGGGTTGTCTTCTGCATGTTTCCATCCCGGCGGCGTACGCCCAGAACGACACAGCCACCGTCTCGTTGCCCGATCAACTCCTCTTTAAACACCTTTCGGTGGATGAAGGACTGTCGCAGCCAACGGTCAACGCCATTGTGAGCGACAAACAGGGTTTTGTGTGGATCGCCACCGAAGACGGCCTCAATCGCTATGACGGCAACGAGTTCAGGATCTTCCGCCACGATGCCCAGGACAGTACATCCATCAGCCATAGCGTTGTTTATGCCCTTGCGGAAGACACGGTGACCGGCAATTTATGGATCGGCACGTCGGGCGGCTTGAACTACTACAATCACGCCACCGAGCAATTTGGACTTGTCCCCTTAAACATCGATCCGGGTACCTATGCCAGTCTCGACGTCGACTATGCCCGGAACAGGATCTGGATCGCTTACGGTTTGGGGGGGATCAGCTACTACGATATCAAAACCGGCACGTTACGCACCATGGACCACCCGGGCTTGAGAGAAATTATGGCCTGGTCGATCAAAGTGCGCGGCGACAAAGTGTACATCGGTACGCTGGGCCATGGACTGAAAATCTATGACATCGCACACGATGCTGTGGCCACCTACGATGCCACCACGAAACCTTCGGTCGACAATGAGATCAGAACGCTCTATGCCGATAAAGACTGCCTGTGGTTGGGTACGAGAGACGAAGGCTTGCAACGCTTTGGCTACAACGAAACTACCGTACAGTCGAACACATTCAACTTAGGCACACGAAGCCGGGGCATTTGGTCGCTGGCCATGGATAAGGATGGCCAGGTGTGGGTGGGTACCGACGGCGCCGGGTTGGTGGTATACTCGCCGCGCACCGGGGCATTCAGAAATTTTACGCGCTCCGAAACCGACAGCCACAGCCTTAACGACAACACCCTGCGCGCCGTGTACATTCCGCCAGTGGGCGGAGCGTGGATTGGTACCTACGACGGTGGCTTGAATTATTACGCCGCGTTGCCCCTCCGTTTCAGGTTATTCGAACAGACCATCGGAAATGGTACACTGCCAAAGCATCCCTCCATAACCGCGTTCGCTGAAGAAAAAACGGGAAGGATCTGGATCGGTACGGCCGATGGACTGAGTTACCTGGAGCATGGCCAAGTCCATCCGTTTGGCCGCTTGTTTTCCACAGGATATACCGAAGTCGTTCTCGCGCTGTGTACCGACCGTTATGGCGGGGTTTGGGTGGGGCTTTACCGACAGGGGCTGATCTATATCGATAAGAATAGACACGTCACCCGCTATCGCAACGATCCCCAGGATGCGACGAGCTTGTCAGAGAATTCGGCCTGGACCATCGCCGAGGACTCACTGGGCTATGTGTGGGTGGGCACCGACAACGGTCTGAACCGGTTTGATCCGGCCACACGGAAATTTTTGAACTTCCGCCAGAACCCCGGGGGCAATATGAAGCCGCTGTATGAGATCAACCGGACGGTACGCGCGCTCCAGGTGATGGCCGATGGAACGCTTTGGGTAGGCATCTTTGGTGAGTTGATGCGGTACAGCTACAAAACAGACCAGGTGGCGCGGTTCCCGGTCATCGTCGATGGCGACAAGGAAATAAGAGATGTCCGTGTCATCTCCCTCTGCGAGGATCTGCACCATCGACTCTGGGTTGGCACCTATGGCGACGGGCTTTGCACTTTCGATAAGACCACGCAAAAATTCACCATCATCAGCGAACGCGAGAACCTGCCAAACAATTTTGTTCTGGCCATCCAGCCCGGCTCGGGGAACGACATGTGGATGTCCACCAACGCCGGCCTGAGCCACTACGATACCCAAAACAGAATTTTTCTAAAGTTCGACGAGAACTATGGTGTGCAGGGTAACACGTTCAAACGAAATGCTTCTCTCCGTCTTCGGAACGGCGACCTGATGTTTGGAGGAACAAATGGTTTCAATATTTTCACACCCATCACGCTCACCCCGGACTTCTATGATCTCAACATCGCATTGACTGATTTCCGGATCTTCGACAAGTCCATCCAACCCGGCGACCGCCTGCTTCCAAAGAGTATAACGGCGCTGGACAAGATCACCCTTCCGTATAATGACTCACGGTCCATCACCTTTCGCTTTTCGGCACTTCACTTTGTTTCACCATCGCAAATAAAATATGAATACAAGCTGGAGAATTTGCTGAACACCTGGCAAAAGGCCGGCAGCGATCACACCGTCACCTTCACCAGCCTGCAACCCGGCACGTTCCGGTTTGTGCTCCGAGCATCCTTTAATGAACAAACCTGGGGACCGGAGAAAGTTATCGAGATCGTGATCCAACCCCCATGGTACAAAACAACCCCGGCAAGGATAGCACTGGCCGCGTTCCTCGCCCTGTCTACAGTTGTTTTTTTTCGGTTGAGGACCAATGCGCTGATCCGTCAGAAGCAAAAGCTGGAATCGCGTGTGCGGGAACAAAGCAAAGAGATCAAGGACCAGAACGACGAGTTGGCCGCCCAGAATGAGGAGCTGACGCAACGCCATGAAGAGATGGCATCGCAGCGTGAGGAGATTGCGGCGCAGAACGAGATCCTGACCGAAACCCAGCGTCAAATGGCCGAACTGAACCGGGGCCTGGAGCGGCTCGTGCAGGAACGCACCCAGTCGCTGGACAACACCATCCGTCAGCTGAACAAAACCATCTACGAACTCGATGCTTTTGTCTACAGCGCCTCCCACGATTTGATCGCCCCACTCAAATCGGTGATGGGGCTCATCAACCTCTCACGCCAGGTCAACCCGGGCGACGAAGAGAACACGCGCTACCTCGACTACATGGAGGCCAGCATCAAGAAGCTGGACGACGTGATCAAGAGCATGATCCAATTCTCCCGCAATTCCAACGCCGAGTTGATCACCGAACGGGTCAACCTTCGCGAAGCGGTGGAAGAGATCATCAACGATCTGCGTTATATGAAGGAATTCGACAAGATCGGCTTCTCCATTGTTGTCGATCCCGCAGCGGTGGTGATGACGGACGCACAACGCTTGAAGATCATCGTCACCAACCTGGTGAGCAATGCCATAAAATATGCCGATCCTACCAAGACCCAAAAGGAGGTGAAGATCCAATTCGAAAACGGGAACACCAGTTGGAAGCTCTACGTATCCGACAACGGCATCGGCATCGACAAAAAATATCTCAGCCGTGTGTTCGAGATGTTCTACCGGGCCACCGAGCGGTCGCAGGGATCCGGCCTTGGTCTCTACATTGTCAAGGAAACCGTGGACCGGCTGAAGGGCGAGATCTTTGTCGATTCGGAAAAAGGGAAGTGGACCCGCTTTGAGTTGATCTTCCCGGCAGGTGTTTAG
- a CDS encoding helix-turn-helix domain-containing protein, with the protein MKANTITSCYIGPQISPEQFIAEHFFLYLAKGTLQGYDGHKNYTLKSGEYCVVRKNHLARYNKQREDDQFEKIIVIFDEAFLKDFRAKHRISDTRSKSAAAFIKLNRDELIPNFVRSLAPYYNGAGKIDETFSQVKREELLLILLKINPELTGVLFDFGSPQKLNLEEFMNRNYKFNVSLERFAYLTGRSLTVFKKDFEKIFHETPSRWLVQKRLQEAYFQIEKKGKKPSDIYLDLGFEDLSHFSFAFKKQFGVAPSKI; encoded by the coding sequence ATGAAGGCAAACACCATAACCTCTTGTTACATCGGCCCACAGATCTCGCCGGAACAATTTATTGCCGAACATTTCTTTTTATACCTGGCAAAGGGAACCCTGCAGGGCTACGACGGACATAAGAACTACACCTTGAAATCGGGTGAGTATTGTGTCGTTAGAAAAAATCACCTGGCCCGCTACAACAAGCAAAGAGAGGACGATCAGTTTGAAAAGATAATTGTCATTTTTGATGAGGCCTTTCTGAAAGATTTCAGAGCGAAACACCGCATTTCGGATACCCGTTCTAAATCCGCGGCGGCCTTTATAAAATTAAACCGGGACGAGTTGATCCCTAACTTTGTCCGTTCACTAGCGCCCTATTACAACGGCGCTGGAAAAATAGATGAGACATTCTCCCAAGTAAAGCGCGAGGAACTGCTGCTGATCTTATTAAAGATCAACCCCGAATTGACGGGCGTGTTGTTTGATTTTGGCAGTCCCCAAAAACTAAACCTGGAGGAGTTCATGAATCGCAACTATAAATTCAACGTCAGCCTCGAACGATTCGCTTATTTAACAGGCCGTAGCCTTACCGTTTTTAAAAAGGATTTTGAGAAAATATTTCACGAAACGCCCAGTCGTTGGCTGGTGCAAAAGCGTCTTCAGGAAGCGTATTTCCAGATTGAAAAAAAAGGGAAGAAGCCTTCGGATATTTATCTTGATCTGGGCTTTGAAGACCTGTCCCATTTTTCATTTGCCTTCAAAAAACAATTTGGTGTAGCGCCTTCCAAAATTTAG